One segment of Candidatus Acidiferrales bacterium DNA contains the following:
- the uvrB gene encoding excinuclease ABC subunit UvrB yields MDFKLSSTYEPRGDQPEAIAQITHGVRDGDKHQVLLGVTGSGKTFTMAKVIEQINRPALILAHNKTLAAQLFHEFKSFFPRNAVEYFVSYYDYYQPEAYLPSSDTYIEKEATINDELDKLRMSATRSLFERRDVIIVASVSCIYGLGSPEAYYGMMLMLEKGQSISRDAILRKLVEILYDRGEDLRRGTFRVRGDTIEVHPPYDDFAVRIEMWGSEIEAIRRIDPLTGEIRSSGEEITRLPIYPKTHYVLPAAQRERAIQGILEELEWWRGELARQGKIVEAQRVEQRTRFDIEMMRTIGYCHGIENYSRHLSGRLPGEAPPTLLDYVPSDYLLVVDESHQTIPQLRGMYHGDRSRKQNLVDYGFRMPSALDNRPLTFEEFEHRVNQAVYVSATPGPYELTKSGGVVAEQVIRPTGLVDPEIEVRPIKGQVDDLLEEIRVRAERNERILVTTLTKRMSEDLAEYFGEVGVRCRYLHSEIETLERVRILRDLRRGEFDVLIGINLLREGLDLPEVSLVAILDADKEGYLRSATSLIQTIGRCARHLEARAILYADVMTDSMRQAIGETSRRRAKQMAYNRENNITPQSINKSVDMQLAAIVEADYSTVPVEDAALGDIQSEEQLQAAIAQLENQMREAAKKFEFERAATIRDRIRLMKQRDLGPLFESVPAQPTVPPATD; encoded by the coding sequence ATCGCCCAGATCACTCACGGTGTGCGCGACGGCGACAAGCACCAGGTCCTCCTCGGCGTCACAGGTTCGGGCAAAACCTTCACGATGGCCAAGGTCATCGAGCAGATCAATCGCCCGGCGCTCATTCTCGCGCACAATAAGACGCTCGCCGCCCAGCTCTTTCACGAATTCAAGTCATTTTTCCCGCGCAATGCCGTCGAATACTTCGTCAGCTACTACGATTACTATCAGCCCGAAGCCTATCTGCCTTCTTCCGACACCTACATCGAAAAAGAAGCCACTATCAATGACGAGCTCGACAAGCTGCGCATGAGCGCCACGCGTTCTCTTTTCGAGCGCCGCGACGTCATCATCGTCGCCTCTGTCTCCTGCATCTACGGCCTCGGCTCGCCGGAAGCCTATTACGGCATGATGCTCATGCTCGAAAAAGGCCAGTCCATTTCCCGCGACGCGATTCTTCGAAAACTCGTCGAAATCCTCTACGACCGCGGCGAAGATTTGCGCCGTGGCACATTCCGCGTTCGCGGCGACACCATCGAAGTCCATCCGCCCTATGACGATTTCGCCGTGCGCATCGAAATGTGGGGCAGCGAAATCGAAGCCATTCGCCGCATCGATCCGCTGACGGGAGAAATCCGCTCCTCAGGCGAAGAAATCACGCGCCTGCCAATCTATCCCAAGACGCACTACGTTCTCCCCGCCGCGCAGCGCGAACGCGCCATTCAAGGCATTCTCGAAGAACTCGAATGGTGGCGCGGCGAACTCGCCCGTCAGGGAAAAATTGTCGAAGCGCAGCGCGTCGAGCAGCGCACGCGTTTCGACATTGAAATGATGCGCACCATCGGTTATTGCCACGGCATCGAAAATTATTCTCGCCATCTTTCCGGCCGTCTGCCCGGCGAAGCGCCGCCCACGCTTCTCGATTACGTTCCCAGCGACTATCTCCTCGTCGTCGACGAATCGCATCAGACGATTCCGCAGTTGCGCGGCATGTATCATGGCGACCGCTCGCGCAAGCAGAATCTCGTCGACTACGGCTTCCGCATGCCTTCCGCACTCGATAATCGCCCGCTCACCTTCGAGGAATTCGAGCATCGCGTCAATCAGGCCGTCTACGTTTCCGCCACGCCCGGCCCGTACGAACTCACAAAATCCGGCGGCGTTGTCGCCGAACAAGTCATTCGTCCCACGGGCCTCGTCGATCCCGAAATCGAAGTCCGCCCGATCAAAGGTCAGGTCGATGATTTGCTCGAGGAAATCCGCGTCCGCGCTGAACGCAACGAGCGCATTCTCGTCACCACACTCACCAAACGCATGTCCGAGGATTTGGCCGAATACTTCGGCGAGGTCGGCGTGCGCTGCCGTTATCTGCATTCCGAAATCGAAACTCTCGAACGCGTGCGCATTCTCCGCGATCTTCGCCGCGGTGAATTCGATGTCCTCATCGGCATCAATCTTCTCCGCGAAGGCCTCGATCTTCCCGAAGTCTCGCTCGTCGCCATTCTCGACGCCGACAAGGAAGGCTATCTTCGCAGCGCTACCTCGCTCATTCAGACCATCGGCCGCTGCGCGCGCCATCTCGAAGCTCGCGCGATTCTCTACGCCGACGTCATGACCGACTCCATGCGTCAGGCCATCGGCGAAACCAGTCGCCGCCGCGCGAAACAGATGGCCTACAACCGCGAAAACAACATCACGCCGCAATCCATCAACAAGTCCGTCGATATGCAGCTCGCCGCGATTGTCGAAGCGGATTACTCCACGGTTCCCGTGGAAGACGCCGCCCTCGGCGACATTCAGAGTGAAGAGCAGTTGCAGGCCGCCATCGCGCAGCTCGAAAACCAGATGCGCGAAGCCGCGAAGAAATTCGAATTCGAGCGCGCCGCGACGATTCGCGACCGCATCCGCCTCATGAAGCAGCGCGACCTCGGCCCTTTGTTCGAATCCGTGCCCGCCCAACCCACTGTGCCTCCCGCGACGGATTGA
- a CDS encoding PEP-CTERM sorting domain-containing protein, whose protein sequence is MRKAAFGIVLATVILFVPGICIAGPVTIFDNTNPISQVCCGYGVGTISAGNSFIDAFSFTVSGGNYLLDTVGFLESQGNLGNPVGTPSGFTLFLYGDSGSDSPGAVLESWSGITATSGIMLETVASTSVVILDNGQRYWFGVTTTNPAEEGLWWINPALAISPGCDFLNGSPVPCNSALAAGAFQITGTPTATPEPSSLLLLGTGLLGLGPFIRRFALS, encoded by the coding sequence ATGCGCAAGGCAGCCTTTGGAATTGTTCTCGCGACGGTTATTCTTTTCGTTCCCGGCATTTGCATCGCCGGACCCGTCACCATCTTCGACAACACGAATCCCATAAGCCAAGTATGCTGCGGTTACGGAGTAGGAACAATCTCCGCGGGAAACAGTTTCATTGATGCGTTTTCGTTCACCGTTAGCGGCGGAAACTATTTGCTCGATACTGTTGGATTCCTCGAATCCCAAGGGAATTTGGGAAATCCAGTCGGAACTCCAAGTGGGTTCACCCTCTTTTTGTACGGTGACTCTGGCAGCGATTCCCCAGGTGCGGTACTGGAATCATGGAGTGGGATTACCGCAACCTCTGGAATTATGCTCGAGACAGTAGCCTCTACATCGGTCGTTATACTAGATAACGGCCAACGGTACTGGTTCGGAGTCACCACAACGAACCCAGCAGAAGAAGGGCTTTGGTGGATTAACCCCGCGCTCGCTATAAGCCCTGGCTGCGATTTCTTAAATGGCAGTCCGGTCCCTTGCAACAGCGCCCTCGCTGCGGGTGCCTTCCAAATCACAGGAACACCAACTGCCACGCCCGAGCCATCTTCCTTGCTGCTGCTCGGCACCGGCCTGCTCGGCCTCGGCCCATTCATTCGCCGCTTTGCTTTGTCGTAG
- a CDS encoding glycosyltransferase family 2 protein, protein MPGKIDLHIFAIIFFAALALVWIVSTVVTCRGMASIPSLADAAPFDGPDFPRISILLAARDEAEKMPAALALLMKLDYPNYEVIAVDDRSTDATGKILDECAARDARLKAIHVAELPKGWLGKPHALASAYEKANGEWLIFTDADVHFAPDLLRRAVTYMTRERLDHLTLLVRLDLRGFWEPVALGYLGVIFAMGTHPWKTSDAKSKAYMGVGAFQMIRRATYEAIGTHRRLAMEVVDDMKLGKLVKMGGFRSMAAPSEHLLNVRWQEGFGNIVKGLTKNMFAGFSFSAAQAFFGGICGVFVLSIAPVLGVIFARGAAQIAAAVAVIAAMIFEALLMPRARASRWFGVTHALGALVIVYIILRSMIVTLGRGGVVWRGTFYPLEELRKGQV, encoded by the coding sequence GTGCCTGGAAAAATCGACTTGCACATATTCGCGATCATTTTTTTCGCAGCGCTGGCGCTGGTGTGGATCGTTTCGACGGTGGTGACGTGCCGCGGAATGGCGAGCATTCCTTCGCTGGCGGATGCCGCGCCTTTCGACGGGCCGGATTTTCCTCGAATTTCGATTTTGCTGGCGGCGCGCGATGAAGCGGAAAAAATGCCGGCGGCGCTCGCTTTGCTGATGAAACTCGATTATCCGAATTATGAAGTGATTGCCGTGGACGACCGCTCGACGGACGCGACGGGAAAAATTCTGGATGAGTGTGCGGCGCGCGATGCGCGGTTAAAAGCGATCCACGTCGCGGAATTGCCGAAAGGATGGCTGGGAAAACCGCACGCGCTGGCATCGGCGTATGAAAAAGCCAACGGCGAATGGCTGATTTTCACGGATGCGGATGTGCATTTCGCGCCGGATTTGCTGCGGCGCGCGGTGACGTACATGACGCGCGAGCGGCTGGACCATTTGACGCTGCTCGTGCGGCTGGACCTGCGCGGATTCTGGGAGCCCGTGGCGCTGGGATATTTGGGCGTGATTTTTGCGATGGGAACGCATCCGTGGAAGACAAGCGATGCGAAATCGAAGGCGTACATGGGCGTGGGCGCGTTTCAAATGATCCGGCGCGCGACATACGAAGCGATTGGAACGCATCGGCGGCTGGCGATGGAAGTGGTGGACGACATGAAACTCGGAAAACTCGTGAAGATGGGCGGGTTCCGTTCGATGGCCGCGCCGAGCGAGCATTTGCTGAACGTGCGATGGCAGGAAGGATTTGGGAACATCGTCAAAGGGCTGACGAAAAATATGTTTGCGGGATTTTCGTTCAGCGCAGCGCAGGCGTTCTTCGGGGGAATTTGCGGAGTTTTTGTGCTGAGCATTGCTCCGGTGCTCGGCGTGATTTTCGCGCGAGGCGCAGCGCAGATTGCGGCGGCAGTTGCGGTGATTGCGGCGATGATCTTCGAGGCGCTGCTGATGCCGCGCGCGCGAGCGTCGAGATGGTTTGGAGTCACGCACGCGCTGGGCGCGCTGGTGATTGTGTATATTATTTTGCGGTCGATGATTGTGACGCTAGGACGCGGCGGAGTGGTGTGGCGCGGGACGTTTTATCCGCTGGAGGAATTGAGGAAGGGGCAGGTCTAG
- a CDS encoding GIY-YIG nuclease family protein, whose product MTAKIYSVYMMSSASLNLYTGITGNLPRRVWQHRQKQPKGFTSKYNINRLVYYETFADVRSAIRREKQIKGWLRKRKIALIESVNRDWKDLSQDW is encoded by the coding sequence ATGACAGCCAAAATTTATTCGGTATACATGATGTCCAGCGCGTCGCTAAATCTGTACACGGGAATTACCGGCAATTTACCGCGTCGCGTGTGGCAGCACCGTCAAAAACAGCCGAAAGGGTTTACCTCGAAATACAACATCAACAGACTCGTGTATTACGAAACGTTTGCCGATGTTCGAAGCGCCATTCGCCGTGAAAAGCAGATCAAAGGCTGGTTGCGCAAAAGAAAAATCGCGTTGATTGAGTCAGTCAATCGCGACTGGAAAGACCTCAGTCAAGACTGGTGA